One genomic window of Halorubrum hochsteinianum includes the following:
- a CDS encoding HD domain-containing protein translates to MVPVGVEIKETEVSDEDFEEMKGFVRDYLAASVESEDDGGRMRWYPWHSSSYRFNHILNVVDLATEIAEAEGADVDVVRVAAVFHDVAKLEAEQDVHAEAGARVTREYLQSRGNYPESFIEEVCGAVVDHSYTGDLSAVPLESRCLIEADVLDKVGANGAVLMLLRMGYESRTHMDSAKMVDRVLQRAYDHTERVVSDTAESIAHQRIKRVKWLREWLEEEVSRMDADGVTDR, encoded by the coding sequence GTGGTCCCGGTGGGCGTCGAAATTAAGGAGACGGAGGTGAGCGACGAGGATTTCGAGGAGATGAAGGGGTTCGTCCGCGACTACCTCGCGGCCAGCGTCGAGAGCGAGGACGACGGCGGCCGCATGCGCTGGTACCCGTGGCACTCGTCGTCGTACCGGTTCAACCACATCCTCAACGTCGTCGACCTCGCGACCGAGATCGCCGAGGCCGAGGGCGCGGACGTCGACGTGGTCCGGGTCGCCGCCGTCTTCCACGACGTCGCCAAGCTGGAGGCCGAACAGGACGTTCACGCGGAGGCCGGCGCGCGTGTCACCCGCGAGTACCTCCAGAGCCGCGGCAACTACCCCGAGTCGTTCATCGAGGAGGTGTGCGGGGCGGTCGTCGACCACTCGTACACCGGCGACCTGTCGGCCGTGCCCCTGGAGAGCCGATGCCTGATCGAGGCCGACGTGCTCGACAAGGTCGGCGCGAACGGCGCGGTCCTCATGCTGTTGCGGATGGGCTACGAGTCGCGGACCCACATGGACTCGGCGAAGATGGTCGACCGCGTGCTCCAGCGCGCGTACGACCACACCGAGCGCGTCGTCTCCGACACCGCCGAGAGCATCGCGCACCAGCGCATCAAGCGCGTGAAGTGGCTCCGCGAGTGGCTCGAAGAGGAGGTCTCGCGGATGGACGCCGACGGCGTCACCGACCGCTAA
- a CDS encoding TetR/AcrR family transcriptional regulator — translation MDDPFAEPSDTRQAILGAAFRALCEHGYANVTIKRIGDEFDKSQSLVYHHYDGKDDLLLDLLEYLLDQFEASIADGSATDPPEGEEASEGDEPPESTEATAGGPTEMPPEAAFDRSAREQLDGYLAAAVDPDSLDEAYAPDARFVTVMTELRSQAANDEAYREHFDRSDRVFGEYLERIVREAAAEASREDTAPSPGGPEAADADRSVAASEVASTLQTFATGGMFRWSTTNDRAWVPESRTGIDRYLEAVLPLVETDERS, via the coding sequence ATGGACGACCCGTTCGCGGAGCCGTCGGACACTCGGCAGGCGATCCTCGGCGCGGCGTTCCGCGCGCTCTGCGAGCACGGGTACGCGAACGTCACGATCAAGCGGATCGGCGACGAGTTCGACAAGAGCCAGTCGCTCGTGTATCACCACTACGACGGGAAAGACGACCTGCTGCTCGACCTGCTGGAGTACCTGCTCGACCAGTTCGAGGCGTCCATCGCGGACGGGAGCGCCACGGACCCGCCGGAGGGGGAGGAGGCGTCCGAGGGGGACGAACCCCCGGAATCGACGGAGGCGACCGCAGGCGGGCCGACCGAGATGCCCCCAGAGGCGGCCTTCGACCGCTCGGCGCGCGAACAGCTCGACGGGTACCTCGCGGCCGCGGTCGATCCGGACTCGCTCGACGAGGCGTACGCGCCGGACGCGCGGTTCGTCACGGTGATGACGGAGCTCCGGTCGCAGGCCGCCAACGACGAGGCGTACCGCGAACACTTCGACCGCAGCGACCGCGTCTTCGGCGAGTACCTCGAACGGATCGTCCGCGAGGCGGCGGCCGAGGCGTCTCGCGAGGACACCGCACCGTCTCCGGGAGGCCCCGAGGCGGCGGACGCCGACCGGTCCGTCGCCGCGTCGGAGGTCGCGTCGACGCTCCAGACGTTCGCCACCGGCGGGATGTTCCGGTGGTCGACGACGAACGACCGGGCGTGGGTCCCGGAGTCGCGGACCGGGATCGATCGGTACCTAGAGGCGGTGCTGCCGCTCGTGGAGACTGACGAACGGTCCTGA
- a CDS encoding COG1361 S-layer family protein, giving the protein MSRSTRLATVALGVAAAAALLVGVSLAGAAAANADASPDGGQPALSGVGAAADGAVAQTEPTDRQIRGSPVLDLFVSQRSVPSGAESTVTVDIVNTGEMTIGNQLDSRVTTARGLTLEVDDGDVPIDVEDGKIPVGDVPTSASPVSVPLDVTVPDDVPDGTYEVEATARYRYTFEVIPEFNDHKDRRGIDDFDLTIVVDDGARFAVLETDTDAQVGGSGDVRVTMANVGDETARDAVVSGSTTAPGVRLGEGGGQSFVGDWAPGENRTVTFDSTVGEAFGDGAYALSSTVEYRDPNGVDATAAAARAGVVPIPEQSFSLRNVSGTLEVGYSGTVSGTLTNEGPVDVEDAVLVADSGSSRVSLGESRYALPTIPAGESAEFSFDADVSGSADPGPRQFRFTTEYDSGDATVAVEETRRVEVAPRQPEFELDVQNATVPAGGTQRIDVEITNRRPETLSSINAGLYADSPLSTVNDEAFVDELEPGESEEIWFEVSAAQGASVEDHPIELDFRYDDARGNDRISDVTQVPVSVTEPVDDGGTPAGLIAVVVLVVVAAAGGAVWYRRR; this is encoded by the coding sequence ATGAGCCGATCGACGCGGCTCGCGACGGTCGCGCTCGGCGTCGCCGCCGCGGCCGCGCTCCTCGTCGGCGTCTCGCTCGCCGGCGCGGCGGCGGCGAACGCGGACGCCTCCCCCGACGGCGGTCAGCCCGCGCTCTCGGGCGTCGGCGCGGCCGCGGACGGTGCGGTCGCGCAGACCGAACCGACGGACAGGCAGATCCGCGGCTCCCCCGTTCTGGACCTCTTCGTCTCGCAGCGGTCGGTGCCGAGCGGCGCGGAGTCGACGGTCACGGTCGACATCGTCAACACCGGCGAGATGACCATCGGCAACCAGCTCGACTCCCGGGTGACGACGGCCCGCGGACTCACCCTCGAAGTCGACGACGGCGACGTGCCGATCGACGTCGAGGACGGGAAGATCCCGGTCGGCGACGTGCCGACCAGCGCCAGCCCGGTCTCCGTCCCGCTCGACGTGACCGTGCCCGACGACGTGCCGGACGGAACGTACGAGGTGGAGGCGACGGCCCGCTACCGGTACACCTTCGAGGTCATCCCCGAGTTCAACGACCACAAGGACCGGCGCGGGATCGACGACTTCGACCTGACGATCGTCGTCGACGACGGCGCTCGGTTCGCGGTCTTGGAGACCGACACCGACGCGCAGGTCGGCGGCAGCGGCGACGTGAGGGTCACGATGGCGAACGTGGGCGACGAGACCGCCCGCGACGCCGTCGTCTCCGGGTCCACGACCGCGCCCGGCGTCCGCCTCGGCGAGGGCGGCGGCCAGTCGTTCGTCGGCGACTGGGCCCCCGGCGAGAACCGGACGGTGACGTTCGACTCGACCGTCGGGGAGGCGTTCGGCGACGGGGCGTACGCGCTCTCCTCGACGGTCGAGTACCGCGACCCGAACGGGGTCGACGCGACCGCGGCCGCCGCGCGCGCCGGCGTCGTCCCGATCCCGGAGCAGTCTTTCTCGCTGCGCAACGTCTCCGGGACGCTCGAAGTCGGGTACTCCGGGACGGTCTCCGGCACGCTGACGAACGAGGGGCCGGTCGACGTCGAGGACGCGGTCCTCGTCGCCGACTCCGGGAGTAGCCGAGTGAGCCTCGGCGAGAGCCGGTACGCGCTCCCGACCATTCCGGCGGGCGAGTCCGCGGAGTTCTCCTTCGACGCGGACGTGAGCGGGAGCGCCGACCCCGGCCCGCGGCAGTTCCGGTTCACCACCGAGTACGACAGCGGCGACGCCACGGTCGCGGTCGAGGAGACCCGCCGCGTCGAGGTCGCGCCGCGGCAGCCGGAGTTCGAACTCGATGTCCAGAACGCCACGGTCCCGGCGGGCGGGACCCAGCGGATCGACGTGGAGATCACGAACCGGCGACCGGAGACGCTGTCGTCGATCAACGCCGGCCTCTACGCCGACAGCCCGCTGTCGACGGTCAACGACGAGGCGTTCGTCGACGAGCTGGAGCCCGGCGAGTCCGAGGAGATCTGGTTTGAGGTGTCCGCCGCCCAGGGCGCGAGCGTGGAGGACCACCCGATCGAACTCGACTTCCGGTACGACGACGCGCGGGGCAACGACCGCATCTCGGACGTGACGCAGGTCCCGGTGTCGGTGACCGAACCCGTCGACGACGGCGGGACCCCGGCCGGACTGATCGCCGTCGTCGTCCTGGTCGTCGTCGCCGCGGCCGGCGGCGCTGTCTGGTACCGACGGCGGTGA